A window from Deltaproteobacteria bacterium encodes these proteins:
- the clpS gene encoding ATP-dependent Clp protease adapter ClpS — MSRRENDSEHQLVTETKKKVKRPPLYKVLLHNDDYTTKEFVVQVLQYVFHKEQTEAVQIMLHVHKKGIGVAGVYSYEIAETKVGLVENLARQHEYPLKCTMEEA, encoded by the coding sequence ATGAGCCGCAGGGAAAACGATTCTGAACATCAGCTAGTCACCGAGACCAAAAAAAAGGTCAAGCGGCCGCCCCTCTATAAAGTTCTGCTGCATAACGACGATTACACAACTAAAGAGTTCGTTGTGCAGGTTCTTCAGTACGTTTTTCACAAAGAGCAGACCGAAGCGGTGCAGATCATGCTCCACGTACATAAGAAGGGGATTGGTGTAGCCGGCGTTTATAGCTACGAAATCGCCGAGACCAAGGTGGGGCTGGTGGAAAACCTGGCGCGCCAACATGAGTACCCGCTCAAGTGCACGATGGAAGAGGCTTAG